The candidate division WOR-3 bacterium genome includes a window with the following:
- a CDS encoding zf-HC2 domain-containing protein — protein sequence MKKQKNRTGECHDCDEAEELIARYVGGEEDEELARKLLLHAQTCTECATLLRSLKRLVHYCSLEPTCEMPVTVRRELWVSIRREISSD from the coding sequence ATGAAGAAGCAGAAGAACAGGACCGGCGAGTGCCACGATTGCGATGAGGCGGAGGAGCTGATTGCCCGGTACGTGGGTGGCGAAGAGGATGAGGAGCTGGCGCGCAAGCTGCTGTTGCACGCGCAGACGTGCACCGAATGCGCTACGTTGCTCCGCAGTCTGAAACGGCTGGTCCACTACTGTAGCCTTGAGCCGACCTGCGAAATGCCGGTGACTGTGCGCCGGGAGCTCTGGGTATCTATCCGGCGGGAAATCAGCAGCGACTGA
- a CDS encoding sigma-70 family RNA polymerase sigma factor, with protein MPENTQLAVAAPALPVPDDVLVRRVQAGNTEAFEELVRRYERKVYNITYRLMGNEQDASEALQDAFMRAYRFIGKFQFKSSFFTWLYRIATNVSLSKLRKREKVDTVSIDQPVNEAGDLPFEIPDVKYGPEKLMEQRELRAALQKAVDELPEDYRSVVVLRDLEGLSNEEVSKVLKLSVAAVKSRLHRGRLVLREKLASYL; from the coding sequence ATGCCCGAGAACACGCAGTTAGCTGTCGCCGCACCGGCACTGCCCGTACCCGACGATGTGCTGGTGCGGCGGGTCCAGGCCGGTAACACCGAGGCGTTCGAAGAGTTGGTGCGTCGCTACGAGCGCAAGGTCTACAACATTACCTACCGCCTGATGGGCAATGAACAGGATGCCAGCGAGGCACTGCAGGACGCGTTCATGCGCGCGTACCGGTTCATCGGCAAGTTTCAGTTCAAGTCATCCTTCTTTACCTGGCTGTACCGAATTGCCACCAACGTGAGTCTAAGCAAGCTGCGCAAGCGGGAGAAGGTCGACACCGTGTCTATCGACCAGCCGGTAAACGAGGCGGGCGATCTGCCGTTCGAGATACCGGACGTGAAGTACGGCCCGGAGAAGTTGATGGAGCAGCGCGAATTGCGCGCCGCCCTTCAGAAGGCGGTCGACGAGCTCCCGGAGGACTATCGCTCGGTCGTGGTCCTGCGCGACCTCGAGGGTTTGAGCAACGAGGAAGTGAGCAAGGTCCTGAAGTTGTCGGTGGCGGCGGTGAAGTCGCGGCTGCACCGCGGCCGGTTGGTGTTGAGAGAGAAGCTGGCGAGCTACCTGTAA
- a CDS encoding SoxR reducing system RseC family protein: MRETGKVVSSKNDRAEVEVAARGECQHCTAHGICNWTGTSTRKVLVMNKVGAGVGDMVELEMTEGTGAKTNLLVFGIPVLFMFAGVLIGGLVLRKDMWSGILSGVGLALGFGIVKAIDVSVNRTGNRLPVIVGMAEVRGQKAECRSQKKGESNESVDGGVAGSGPGDGVR, encoded by the coding sequence ATGCGCGAAACCGGCAAAGTAGTCAGCAGTAAGAACGACCGGGCCGAGGTCGAGGTCGCGGCCAGGGGCGAGTGCCAGCACTGCACGGCGCATGGTATCTGCAACTGGACCGGCACGAGCACGCGCAAGGTGCTGGTTATGAACAAGGTCGGGGCTGGAGTCGGCGACATGGTTGAGCTGGAGATGACCGAAGGGACCGGCGCGAAGACGAACCTGCTGGTGTTCGGTATACCGGTGTTGTTCATGTTTGCCGGGGTGCTGATCGGCGGGTTGGTGTTGCGCAAGGACATGTGGTCGGGAATACTGTCCGGAGTCGGGTTGGCACTCGGGTTCGGAATCGTGAAGGCCATCGACGTGTCCGTCAACCGAACGGGCAACAGGCTGCCGGTGATCGTGGGAATGGCAGAAGTCAGAGGGCAGAAGGCGGAATGCAGAAGTCAGAAAAAAGGAGAATCGAATGAGAGCGTTGATGGCGGTGTTGCTGGCAGCGGTCCTGGTGATGGCGTACGGTAG
- a CDS encoding nitroreductase — protein sequence MDVIDAISTRRAYRSLAPVSITEELVGDLARCAQLAPTCNNNQPARFVFVWEPEMLEKMKPVFNKGNAWCHADSMVVAVCCEKESDCLIHDREYYLFDTGMQTAFLILRATELGLVAHPIAGYSPKAVREVLGIPNSMQVITLINVGKHADTISPVLSEKQVYDETHRPERLPLEQVAFFNRYERESGVESRE from the coding sequence ATGGACGTGATTGACGCCATCAGTACTAGGCGAGCGTACCGGTCGCTCGCACCGGTTTCCATCACCGAGGAGTTGGTAGGAGACCTTGCCCGCTGTGCCCAGCTCGCGCCAACCTGCAACAACAACCAGCCGGCGCGGTTCGTGTTTGTGTGGGAACCGGAGATGCTCGAGAAGATGAAGCCGGTCTTTAACAAGGGCAACGCTTGGTGTCACGCCGATTCGATGGTCGTGGCGGTCTGCTGCGAGAAGGAGTCGGACTGCCTCATCCACGACCGCGAGTACTACCTCTTCGACACGGGAATGCAGACCGCCTTCCTCATCCTGCGGGCGACCGAACTCGGGCTGGTGGCGCACCCGATTGCCGGGTACAGCCCGAAGGCGGTACGGGAAGTCCTCGGGATTCCGAACTCGATGCAGGTTATCACACTCATCAACGTGGGCAAACATGCCGACACCATCAGCCCGGTGCTCAGCGAGAAACAGGTGTACGACGAAACTCACCGGCCGGAACGGCTGCCGCTTGAGCAGGTAGCGTTTTTCAACCGGTATGAGAGGGAATCGGGAGTCGAGAGTCGGGAGTAG